CGCACCACCCACAAGCCTGCCGGCAGATGAGGTTGGCGGCCCACCGCGGCACGGATCTGCCGCTTCAGCAGGGACCGCGTGACGGCCCGCCGGGCATGCCGCTTGGGCACGACGGCGCCCAGCCAGACCCGGTCGGGCGGGCGCGCCGCATCCGGGTCATCCACAGCCGCGGGCGAGGGGGCCGAGCTGCCTGTTGACAACTCGGTGGACAAACCGGGGATGACTCGGCGGGACGGCGTCCCGGGGCGGGCCTGCAGGTGATGCAGCGCGAAATGCGAAGTCCGCGCCCGGGTGGGCGCGGACAACACACGTTCGAAGTCGGCAGAACGCACGATGCGGCCGATCACCTGGCCTCCTGCGTGGAGACGGCGGACCGGCGTCGCGCTCAGACC
The Piscinibacter sp. XHJ-5 DNA segment above includes these coding regions:
- a CDS encoding ribonuclease P protein component; its protein translation is MIGRIVRSADFERVLSAPTRARTSHFALHHLQARPGTPSRRVIPGLSTELSTGSSAPSPAAVDDPDAARPPDRVWLGAVVPKRHARRAVTRSLLKRQIRAAVGRQPHLPAGLWVVRLRAPFAREQFTSAASAALSAVARLELDTLLADAVRRSPSA